Proteins co-encoded in one Medicago truncatula cultivar Jemalong A17 chromosome 8, MtrunA17r5.0-ANR, whole genome shotgun sequence genomic window:
- the LOC25500828 gene encoding 1-aminocyclopropane-1-carboxylate synthase 1, which produces MSLGSESYQLLSKIATNDQHGENSPYFDGWKAYEKNPFHPRKNPQGVIQMGLAENQLCFDLIEEWIKNNPKASICTPEGVCKFRDIANFQDYHGLPEFTSAMAKFMSKVRGGRVRFDPNRILMSGGATGANELIMFCLADPGDAFLVPTPYYPGFVRDLCWRTKVQLIPVHCDSSNNFKITREALEVAYKKAQENNINVKGLIITNPSNPLGTTLDKETLKSLITFINEKTIHLVCDEIYAATVFTSPSYVSVSEVVQEMKCNLDLIHVIYSLSKDLGFPGFRVGIVYSYNDQVVNCGRKMSSFGLVSSQTQYMLASMLSDEKFVDKFLLESSRRLLKRHDKFTKGLEEVEISRFPSNAGLFCWMNLKKLLKEETIEEELKLWHVIINEVKLNVSPGSSFNCSEVGWFRVCFANIDDETVEIALQRIRAFVGKETKKKIEVKRWQPNLSLSFTSTRFDENVLSPHNHIIISPHSPLVRAT; this is translated from the exons ATGAGTTTGGGGAGTGAGAGTTATCAACTTCTGTCCAAGATTGCAACCAATGACCAACATGGTGAAAATTCTCCATATTTTGATGGGTGGAAAGCATATGAGAAAAACCCATTTCACCCTAGAAAAAATCCTCAGGGTGTAATTCAGATGGGTCTTGCTGAAAATCAG cTTTGCTTTGATCTGATTGAAGAATGGATAAagaataatcccaaggcttcaATTTGCACACCAGAAGGAGTGTGTAAGTTCAGGGATATTGCTAACTTTCAAGACTATCATGGGTTGCCAGAGTTTACAAGT gCTATGGCTAAATTTATGTCAAAAGTGAGAGGTGGTAGGGTGAGATTTGATCCAAACCGTATATTGATGAGTGGAGGGGCAACAGGGGCAAACGAATTAATCATGTTTTGTTTGGCTGATCCAGGAGATGCTTTTCTAGTTCCTACCCCTTACTATCCAGG ATTCGTTCGTGACTTGTGTTGGAGAACAAAGGTTCAATTAATTCCTGTCCATTGTGATAGCTCCAACAACTTCAAAATAACAAGAGAAGCACTTGAAGTAGCATACAAAAAAGCACAAGAAAACAACATCAATGTAAAAGGGTTGATCATAACAAACCCCTCCAACCCATTAGGAACAACCTTAGACAAAGAGACACTAAAGAGTCTTATAACCTTCATCAATGAGAAAACAATCCATTTAGTTTGTGATGAAATCTATGCAGCCACTGTTTTTACCTCACCAAGCTATGTAAGTGTTAGTGAAGTCGTACAAGAAATGAAGTGCAACCTTGATCTCATTCATGTTATTTATAGTTTATCGAAAGACTTAGGGTTTCCTGGTTTTAGGGTTGGGATAGTTTATTCATACAATGATCAAGTGGTGAATTGTGGAAGGAAAATGTCAAGCTTTGGATTAGTCTCATCTCAAACTCAATACATGCTTGCTTCAATGCTTTCTGATGAAAAATTTGTTGACAAGTTTCTTTTAGAGAGTTCGAGAAGGTTGTTAAAAAGGCATGACAAATTTACAAAGGGACTCGAAGAGGTTGAAATTAGTCGATTTCCAAGTAATGCGGGACTTTTTTGTTGGATGAACTTGAAAAAATTGCTTAAGGAGGAAACAATTGAAGAAGAGTTGAAGCTTTGGCATGTTATTATTAATGAGGTGAAGCTTAATGTGTCACCGGGGTCTTCTTTTAATTGCTCTGAGGTTGGTTGGTTTAGGGTTTGTTTTGCTAATATTGATGATGAAACGGTGGAAATTGCATTGCAAAGGATAAGAGCATTTGTAGGgaaagaaacaaagaagaaaattgaagtcAAACGTTGGCAACCAAATTTAAGTCTTAGCTTCACTTCAACGAGGTTTGATGAGAATGTTTTGTCACCTcacaatcacataatcatatctCCTCATTCACCACTTGTTCGAGCCACATGA
- the LOC25500830 gene encoding heavy metal-associated isoprenylated plant protein 39: MKKFVLKLDLHDDKDKKKALKTVSTLSGIDAISMDMKEKKLTVIGTVDPVNVVSKLRKFWHTEIVAVGPAKEPEKKEEAKKDGEKKEEGKKEEGKKEDGKKEEEKKKEAPPPPDPIQEWIRNYRAYNPYMTTHYHVQSMEENPNACVIC, from the exons atgaag AAGTTTGTACTCAAGTTAGATTTGCATGATGACAAGGACAAGAAGAAGGCTCTTAAAACAGTCTCAACACTTTCAG GGATTGATGCCATCTCAATGGAcatgaaagagaagaaactgaCAGTGATAGGAACAGTAGATCCAGTAAATGTGGTGAGCAAATTAAGAAAATTCTGGCACACAGAAATAGTAGCAGTAGGACCAGCCAAAGAGcctgaaaagaaagaagaagccAAGAAAGatggagaaaagaaagaagaaggaaagaaggaagagggaaagaaagaagatggaaagaaagaagaagagaagaagaaagaagcaCCCCCACCACCAGATCCTATTCAAGAATGGATTAGGAATTATAGAGCATATAATCCCTATATGACAACACATTACCATGTTCAAAGCATGGAAGAGAATCCCAATGCATGTGTCATTTGTTAA